The region TAATTTCACATGTTACAATggattcattatttattcactttgtTATCAGGTGAAGCAATCGAATTTTGATAACATATACCACGCATGGGTGATACTTTGCAGATGGTGTACATTTTCGAAATGTAATAGCAACTTACATTGTTGGACATCATGATGGTTAGCAAACCTTTATTGTTGCTATTTATTGCCACGTTAAGAGTGGTTGCCTGAAAAAGCACCAAAATGCTATGCAGCACTGGCATAATGTTTTAAGGAATAAACAATCCAATGCAGAAGAAGGAAACATATCGAATAGCATCAAATAGTGCATGTCCATCTTTGTTTGAAAAGGATACAGACATAAGCAAAGGCAAAAAGAAGGTGAGGCAGTGTTCCAAGATGGCGGGTGTGGTTTGAATGAGAACGAGTGCGTGGTTCCGTGGCTGTCCATAACAAGGCGTCAATTGTATCTTGTCCAAAGGCGCTAAAAAGCCGATCGCCAACTTCTAGCATGTTGTAAAAGATATAAAGCTTGATAACGGACTGGCTTTTTACAAGATGATACATCATTGAAGTGTCTACTCGCCAGGTTGCAGCCCAGCATGCAACAACAACGACTCCTTTCAGAAGATCACAAACCTCTGCCGGCCTTAATAACCTCTCTCCTTTCTtgtcgttcaattttttacctctagaacaaaaacaaaaggaatAATATCGACAAACTTTATTGACTCATTAACACCAAAGGcttaattttctatttgcaGCAACTACACAACTCACCTTAAACAGCGCATCAACGGCCGTGTTACTACCGCCCAAAGAGCCATGACGAATCTCAGGGGCAGGAAAGTGTAAACAAACAGGAATGAATCTGCACACTGATAATAAGACATGCATTTATATTGAACTTTTGATTTCCTCCTTCGGACGCAAAGTCTTTGTTCGTTGTGGTTAGTAACAAATATGAGAATTCACAGTAACCACTCACCTGGAAAAACCCATAAGCCATGAACTTCTCCAGCTCCCTGGGTATCTTCATAAACGAATAGATTTTTTCTCGTCTGGCGGAGTATCGTTCTTCGTCATGTTCCAATTGATAACCGCGTGTCAAttctgttttcaaaaattgaccCAGCGATATCCCTGTTAAGATGGGACAATTTATTTGACAATTGTCAAATACTCGGATCATTGAAATCAAACTAAAACAGTTGCtatgtaacctcaaaaacCATTTGCGTTCGTTAAGAGAACCGATGTAATAAAAGGCTGATGAGTGAGGATAACTAGATTCTTATTGGAAGAATTCGGAGAGTAGTGCACGGTGTAGTTGGATAAACATCTCTTGGGAAATATATGTACCGtgtttttttgcattatccTGTTTAACTGACAGCTTCGGAGTTGCAGGACGACTCGGTTGAAAACTGACAGTTTCTATACGACTTCCCTGCGATCCTGACGCCTTGCTAGGACCTCGAAATTTGATGTGTGTTTTCTCTGCAAACATCGCTTCGCTTTGAACGGGCTTGTCATCTTCCGTGTTCATTCTGTTCGATGCGAATATGCACGTTGAAAAGTTCTTCCTCTTGACTTACGGACATAGTCTTGCACAGAACAGCTGTTCAGTTCTACAGCACTGTAGCAAAAATCCCTCCTCCTAGCGGCCCTGCCGTATGTATTGCATACATGCCTGTATGGACGTGCAGTTGCATCTCGTTGGATTGAAAGGCATTTAAAAATGGCGGAATCATCGACGAGAGATTCGGATGATGatcaaatttattcgaaaataatcattattgGGGCTGGAATGGCCGGTTTGGCAGCGGCcaaccattttttaaaaaacggaGAAACCGATTTTGTTTTGCTTGAAGCAAGAGGACGTATAGGAGGACGTATTGTCGCTATAGAGATGGGTAACATTTatcataacctcaaaaatacTTTGCGTTATCGGCTTCTATTATTTTTGAAGACATGCCTTACGATCGGTACACAGTTAATTGTGTCGTGACACGTTCCGTTGCGTGAGAAATTATCGAACTTGTAATTTGAACCAAATCGGTGAACCAATTGTTACGGGAGGATTCGGTaacattttcttcaaaatttcaaataatcacGATCAACATCCTAGGTTCAAACTATTTTAAAGTCTTTCATGTTCCACTTGGAGTGGGATTATTTTTCTCCACTGTAATTTCGCCTCAACATTTATCCCGATGTAAAACTTGAACTACCATTGCGGATCACTTGTAAATATTGATCTTTCCAGGGAATGAAAAGATCGAGTTAGGTGCTAATTGGATCCATGGAGTATTGGGCAACCCGATATTCGAACTAGCAATGGCAAACGGATTGATAGACATAATAAGCGTGCCAAAACCACATAAGGTAGTAGCAGCAATGGAGGATGGAAAACAAGTGCCATTCCAAGTGCTTCAAGAAATTTACGAAGCCTATGTGTGTTTCCTAAGGCGCTGtgaggaatattttttaagtgCCTACAGCCCCCCTGAGGGAGTAGACAGTGTAGGTGCTCACATTGCACTTGAAGCTCATCTTTATCTCTCTTCACTGCCCCCCGAAGAAAGGAGACGAAGAGAATTACTTTTTGACTGTTTGCTCAAAAGAGAAACGTGCATAACTGGCTGTGATACAATGGACGAAGTAGATCTCTTGGAGATGGGATCTTATGCAGAACTTCAGGGTGGAAATATAAGCTTGCCGCAAGGGTACAGCGCGATTCTGGAACCAGTTGCCAGACACATTCCTAAAAATTGTATTCGCACTAGGCATATCGTCTCATGTATAAGGTAAGTGgattgaattcaaaaaattcttcaatacTGAATTAGATCTTCGATCCGTAATGGATATTCTTGACAGTTGAATGCAAAGATTTTCACAGAGGTTCAATCAACATTTCACACAATCTAGGTATTGTTAATGCACTCTTCTTAGGTGGGATAATGCAGATGCAACAGATGGTACTGATTCTGATGATTCTGATAGAACAGTAATACGAAGTACCGCAAAAGATTGGCCTGTAGAGGTGTGTTGTGAAAAtggcaagaaattttttgcagaaaaaattgtttgcacCTTACCGTTGGGTGTACTAAAAGAAAAAGCCCGTGAGCTGTTCAAGCCGCCGTTACCCGCTTCTAAATTAGATGCTATAGATCGGCTCTTATTTGGAACTGTCGATAAAATATTCCTAGAGTACGAAAGACCATTCCTGAATCCAGGAATATCTGAAATCATGCTTCTCTGGGATGACAGGAGTTTGCCAGAGGCCGAGAAAGAGGATCTAAGTAAAACTTGGTTCCGGAAAATTTACTCGTTCAGTAAAGTTTCAGATACGTTATTACTTGGTTGGATATCTGGTGAGCAAAAAATAATCTGCTCCTCTGTTGAAACTTGGGCAACAGCAAGCAACATCTTTTTATACATGTTAAACGATTTTCACACCAG is a window of Neodiprion fabricii isolate iyNeoFabr1 chromosome 6, iyNeoFabr1.1, whole genome shotgun sequence DNA encoding:
- the LOC124184381 gene encoding protein TAPT1 homolog — protein: MNTEDDKPVQSEAMFAEKTHIKFRGPSKASGSQGSRIETVSFQPSRPATPKLSVKQDNAKKHGISLGQFLKTELTRGYQLEHDEERYSARREKIYSFMKIPRELEKFMAYGFFQCADSFLFVYTFLPLRFVMALWAVVTRPLMRCLRGKKLNDKKGERLLRPAEVCDLLKGVVVVACWAATWRVDTSMMYHLVKSQSVIKLYIFYNMLEVGDRLFSAFGQDTIDALLWTATEPRTRSHSNHTRHLGTLPHLLFAFAYVLLHSILVLFQATTLNVAINSNNKGLLTIMMSNNFVELKGSVFKKFDKNNLFQVSCSDVRERFHLAVLLLAVCLQTMKEYSWKADRLVILLPDCILVLVAEVLVDWVKHAFITRFNELRSTVYRDYTVSLAYDMAQTRQETAFSDQSDLVARRMGFIPLPLGVAMARVLCTTLTPTARPANLILFIMAYLVLISFRVLNSLVILGKACDLIASHAHSNATESSPTPASREADFNNVDTTKPTSAMAIFSNSAVSLNNVCLNEALLKSEKCTKSEISEQSLAAAVSSGKSVVRAGSEPLLPQ
- the LOC124184383 gene encoding spermine oxidase, with protein sequence MAESSTRDSDDDQIYSKIIIIGAGMAGLAAANHFLKNGETDFVLLEARGRIGGRIVAIEMGNEKIELGANWIHGVLGNPIFELAMANGLIDIISVPKPHKVVAAMEDGKQVPFQVLQEIYEAYVCFLRRCEEYFLSAYSPPEGVDSVGAHIALEAHLYLSSLPPEERRRRELLFDCLLKRETCITGCDTMDEVDLLEMGSYAELQGGNISLPQGYSAILEPVARHIPKNCIRTRHIVSCIRWDNADATDGTDSDDSDRTVIRSTAKDWPVEVCCENGKKFFAEKIVCTLPLGVLKEKARELFKPPLPASKLDAIDRLLFGTVDKIFLEYERPFLNPGISEIMLLWDDRSLPEAEKEDLSKTWFRKIYSFSKVSDTLLLGWISGNAAEYMERLSTKEVAEACTSILRRFLNDPFVPVPKSCVTTSWHSQPFSRGSYTAIAVGAGQMDIETIVEPLHSGDDATNLRVTFAGEHTHSSFYSTVHGAYLTGRRAAQTILDSRKKKKQPLSLSCEETSDLSSWIQGISLD